A single genomic interval of Pelagicoccus sp. SDUM812003 harbors:
- the hemG gene encoding protoporphyrinogen oxidase produces the protein MQDAIILGGGISGLTAGYLLQKQGLDLSVLEKNSEPGGPISTARQEGYLVERGPNSLLLPDPWVERWLAELALSDQIQESPASASKRFIVKNGRPVAVPASPLQALTTPLFSFRGKLGVLLEPFRKRISEEQGDVETVASFVRRRLGPDFLDYAIDPMVSGVYAGDPQQLILEYAFPLMRGFERDGGSIIRGALRYKKRRKRDGTAYKKRSISFRDGLGILPQTLSRKLGNRLWLDSNVTKVDRVDRGWQVTWERAGETFQGVANNLIVCLPAYAIKQIVWADAVAEQLQDTPDLKYPAVHSLALGFRREQIEHPLDGFGMLVPSKEPHNILGALFSSSLSPGRAPNGHCLLTVMIGGIRRPELANASEDELIALAMPDLERLIGANGSPCFSLLHSWPRAIPQYTSEFGPWRDTLRGLEKEFPGLYFGGNSIDGIAMGASILSGKRLAERIRLLNQS, from the coding sequence ATGCAAGACGCAATCATACTCGGAGGGGGCATTTCCGGCCTGACCGCTGGCTACTTGCTGCAGAAGCAAGGGCTCGACCTTTCGGTCCTTGAGAAAAACAGCGAGCCTGGCGGTCCGATATCCACGGCGCGCCAGGAAGGCTACTTGGTGGAGCGCGGGCCGAACTCCCTGCTCCTTCCAGACCCATGGGTCGAGCGTTGGTTGGCCGAGCTCGCGCTCAGCGATCAGATCCAAGAAAGCCCCGCAAGCGCCAGCAAGCGATTCATCGTCAAAAATGGCCGTCCTGTCGCCGTACCCGCCTCACCACTACAAGCGCTCACAACTCCGCTCTTCTCGTTCCGTGGCAAGCTTGGCGTGCTTCTCGAGCCTTTTCGCAAACGCATATCCGAAGAGCAAGGCGACGTCGAAACGGTGGCCAGCTTCGTTCGCAGGCGGCTCGGACCGGACTTCCTCGACTACGCCATCGATCCGATGGTGAGCGGCGTCTACGCAGGCGACCCTCAGCAATTGATTCTTGAATACGCGTTTCCCTTGATGCGCGGCTTCGAACGCGACGGCGGCTCGATCATTCGCGGCGCTCTTCGCTACAAGAAGCGACGTAAGCGAGATGGCACCGCGTACAAGAAACGCTCCATCAGCTTTCGCGATGGACTGGGCATCCTGCCACAGACGCTCTCGCGAAAGCTCGGAAATCGGCTTTGGCTCGACTCGAACGTCACCAAGGTCGATCGGGTCGACCGGGGCTGGCAGGTCACCTGGGAGCGAGCGGGCGAAACCTTCCAGGGCGTCGCCAACAACCTCATCGTCTGCCTGCCCGCCTACGCCATCAAGCAAATCGTGTGGGCGGATGCGGTTGCAGAACAGCTACAAGACACACCCGATCTGAAATATCCCGCCGTTCACAGCTTAGCGCTCGGATTTCGACGCGAGCAGATCGAACATCCTCTAGACGGATTCGGCATGCTGGTGCCGAGCAAGGAGCCGCACAACATTCTCGGTGCGCTCTTCAGCTCAAGCCTTTCTCCAGGACGAGCTCCAAACGGGCATTGTCTTCTTACCGTCATGATCGGGGGGATACGCCGACCGGAACTCGCAAACGCCAGCGAGGACGAGCTCATCGCGTTGGCGATGCCCGACCTCGAACGTCTCATCGGAGCAAACGGTTCCCCCTGCTTCTCCTTGCTGCATTCCTGGCCACGCGCCATCCCGCAGTACACCAGCGAGTTTGGCCCCTGGCGAGATACCCTTCGCGGCCTCGAAAAAGAGTTCCCGGGCCTCTATTTCGGAGGCAACAGCATCGACGGCATCGCCATGGGTGCTTCGATTCTCAGCGGCAAACGTCTCGCGGAGCGAATCAGGCTTCTCAATCAAAGCTGA
- a CDS encoding S9 family peptidase, whose amino-acid sequence MRRLLLLGLCASLCALPISSSFAKKKELKKGNTTENLLRPPRVYNMTMSPDGKYAASVAPIGDKGDRGIVIFDLDTNEIHRSFKWSGKEIDSVVWTTNEDVAFNLSKWGAFVEGVFSVNVNRKDIYPLISNDAVVRFIDPMREEDSAWIWIVDSNTTKPGIAQLAVTGSALERNIAEQYMPDTGGNRLVSNRIPNPPGEIHGWHIDQNHVPRIVTRFDSGKIEYLHRYSESEEWAPLALDPELWSIELFGADKNTLFIAGYNGEDTKGLYTYDIETNQIGDLLFRDDYYDFSDSSRYLFFGKQIVGFRYMADTPRFVWLHPDLSKIQSLIDSTISGRVNIIYESSVDFSRHLIYSYSDKTPPTYSILDLKAKTLKQISNTAPWLNEETLSATQVFHFKTSDGLKLEGYLTLPYGEEGPYPTIALVHGGPWVRDNGGYDDETQFLASNGYAVMRLNYRGSSGYGKQISYENEFAFRKMQDDITEAMQMLVDQNIADPDRLAIMGASFGGYSALCGAVFEPDFYRCAITNMGVFDWEEMIKSRKWQRHEYSHHKLLQQLGDPKLNRERFEDISPIYHIDKVKVPIFVIHGKDDRNVSIKQSKLLKSELEKHGVEHEVLFVGDEGHHIFSVKKRVKTYEQILAFLDKHMN is encoded by the coding sequence ATGAGACGGCTACTCCTCCTTGGCCTCTGCGCATCGCTATGCGCCCTCCCCATCTCCAGCTCCTTCGCAAAGAAGAAAGAGCTCAAAAAAGGCAACACCACCGAAAACCTGCTTCGCCCTCCGCGCGTCTACAACATGACGATGTCGCCAGATGGCAAATACGCCGCCAGCGTGGCTCCAATCGGCGACAAAGGCGACCGCGGCATCGTCATCTTCGATCTGGATACCAACGAGATCCATCGAAGTTTCAAGTGGTCGGGCAAAGAAATCGACAGCGTGGTCTGGACCACCAACGAAGACGTAGCCTTCAACCTCAGCAAATGGGGAGCCTTCGTGGAAGGCGTCTTCAGTGTGAACGTGAACCGCAAGGATATTTATCCACTGATATCAAATGACGCGGTGGTCCGCTTCATCGACCCGATGAGGGAAGAAGACTCGGCATGGATCTGGATCGTCGACAGCAACACGACCAAACCAGGCATCGCCCAACTTGCTGTCACCGGTTCAGCCTTAGAGCGTAATATAGCCGAACAATACATGCCGGATACGGGCGGAAACCGCTTGGTATCCAACCGCATACCCAACCCTCCCGGAGAAATCCATGGCTGGCACATCGACCAGAATCACGTCCCGCGAATCGTAACCCGTTTCGACAGCGGCAAGATCGAATACCTACACCGCTACAGCGAAAGCGAAGAGTGGGCTCCGCTGGCCCTTGATCCCGAGCTCTGGAGCATCGAACTGTTCGGAGCGGACAAAAACACCCTCTTCATCGCCGGATACAACGGCGAAGACACGAAAGGACTGTACACCTACGACATCGAAACCAACCAGATCGGCGACCTGCTCTTTCGGGACGACTACTACGACTTCTCCGACTCGTCCCGGTATCTTTTTTTCGGGAAGCAAATCGTCGGCTTCCGCTACATGGCTGACACGCCAAGATTCGTCTGGCTGCATCCGGACCTCAGCAAGATCCAGTCCTTGATTGACTCCACCATCAGCGGTCGGGTCAACATCATCTACGAATCCAGTGTCGATTTCAGCCGCCACCTCATCTACTCCTATTCCGATAAAACCCCACCAACCTACTCCATCCTCGACCTCAAGGCCAAGACCTTGAAACAGATCTCCAACACCGCGCCTTGGCTCAACGAGGAAACGCTTTCGGCCACGCAAGTCTTTCATTTCAAGACCTCAGATGGTCTGAAATTGGAAGGTTACCTCACTCTTCCGTACGGCGAGGAAGGCCCCTATCCCACCATCGCCTTGGTGCACGGCGGACCATGGGTCCGCGATAACGGCGGCTACGACGACGAAACACAATTTCTCGCCAGCAACGGCTACGCTGTCATGCGACTCAACTATCGCGGATCGTCTGGCTACGGAAAACAGATTTCCTACGAGAACGAGTTCGCGTTCCGTAAGATGCAAGACGACATCACCGAAGCCATGCAAATGCTGGTCGACCAAAACATCGCCGATCCGGATCGACTCGCCATCATGGGGGCCAGTTTTGGAGGCTACTCCGCCCTTTGCGGAGCGGTCTTCGAACCCGATTTCTATCGATGCGCCATCACCAACATGGGCGTCTTCGACTGGGAGGAAATGATCAAGTCTCGCAAGTGGCAGCGACATGAATACTCCCACCACAAGCTTCTCCAGCAGCTCGGCGACCCGAAGCTCAATCGCGAACGCTTCGAGGATATTTCCCCTATCTACCACATCGACAAGGTGAAAGTCCCCATTTTCGTGATACACGGAAAAGACGATCGAAATGTCTCCATCAAACAGTCGAAACTCCTGAAATCCGAACTCGAAAAGCACGGCGTGGAGCACGAGGTCCTCTTCGTGGGCGACGAGGGTCATCATATCTTTTCCGTCAAGAAACGGGTCAAAACCTACGAGCAGATTCTCGCTTTCTTAGACAAGCATATGAACTAG
- a CDS encoding response regulator transcription factor, translating into MPKILIVEDDEALARGLCDNFACEGYEVAYAADGTTGLDLLLDQGADLVLLDVMLPGIDGFSICETARREGCSMPILMLTAKGQERDVVKGLELGADDYVVKPFSVKELIARVRAFLRRHRCEDQRVFTFGEFILDRDSLRLTREGTEVKLTRKEYQLLEYMVINQGKALSRQGIMASVWGSSVLVTQRSVDRCVTTLRAKIEASPANPRFLQTIRDVGYRFEPQ; encoded by the coding sequence ATGCCTAAAATTCTGATAGTGGAGGACGACGAGGCTCTCGCCCGCGGACTTTGTGACAATTTCGCCTGCGAGGGCTATGAAGTAGCATACGCTGCAGATGGGACGACGGGTTTAGACCTGTTGCTGGATCAGGGAGCGGACTTGGTTTTGCTCGATGTGATGCTTCCCGGTATCGACGGATTTTCGATTTGCGAGACCGCCCGGCGGGAGGGCTGCTCCATGCCGATCCTCATGCTGACGGCAAAGGGGCAAGAGCGTGATGTGGTGAAGGGACTCGAGCTCGGAGCCGACGACTATGTGGTGAAGCCATTTTCCGTGAAGGAGCTGATCGCCCGCGTCAGAGCGTTTCTCAGGCGGCACCGATGCGAGGATCAACGCGTATTCACGTTTGGAGAGTTCATCTTGGACCGGGATTCACTACGTCTCACCCGTGAGGGAACGGAAGTGAAGTTAACCCGCAAGGAGTATCAGTTGCTCGAATACATGGTGATCAATCAAGGCAAAGCGCTTTCGCGTCAGGGCATCATGGCGAGCGTGTGGGGAAGCAGCGTTTTGGTGACGCAGCGAAGCGTCGATCGCTGCGTCACCACCTTGAGAGCCAAGATCGAGGCATCGCCCGCGAATCCTCGGTTTCTTCAGACGATTCGCGATGTCGGGTATCGGTTCGAACCGCAGTGA
- a CDS encoding HAMP domain-containing sensor histidine kinase — MLGLSKSRSKSVAQTPVWVTYLFLAIGIVSPVLCVVWLVSNAVENENESLARLVAETNQRRLADAEGLILTWLESGELDLGEGSVAYPLDVSTPSVTRQESDRARQVLQEARDGKALDWFASVLEDDAKTGLRLLGGRFIGPILLAMAVEQIDDGAVLSPRFQSAADAYVLRFLQSQADPVQKRFLMRTYAPHSDSEAILAFAEKERMVEAWLNEVGGRERLLEFDGMARSENFLYLRKEGEPLVRVFRLDALFDKLESQPDLKELGVGVSLAGTPRTAETESRVLAAPLSFLELRLRDGVSLEELSSDRLMLYLWVVVIVLVLSLVSGGTIVVMLKRQASVNQLKDDLVATVTHELKTPVSSIRLLIDTLLDEDRIGKVDAREYIELVSRENQRLGRLIDNFLSFSRMERSKGNFEIRPVSPAETVRVAVEAFRERFQGQGFELACEVDEEVPEIAADQDALVTVLGNLMENAFKYGGPNPRIELRLRKGQKAASFEVRDFGVGISKRDQKLIFRKFYQTANSRGRHSGSVGLGLSIVHFVVSKHMGHVEVESELGKGSLFRVSIPYA, encoded by the coding sequence GTGCTAGGCCTTTCAAAATCTCGATCAAAGAGCGTTGCCCAAACTCCGGTTTGGGTAACCTACTTGTTTCTGGCTATCGGCATCGTGAGCCCAGTGCTCTGCGTCGTCTGGTTGGTCAGCAATGCGGTGGAGAATGAAAACGAATCGCTGGCTAGGCTGGTAGCGGAAACGAACCAGCGGCGGCTCGCCGATGCCGAGGGGCTGATCTTGACCTGGCTAGAGTCGGGTGAACTGGATTTGGGCGAGGGAAGCGTTGCCTACCCATTGGATGTTTCAACGCCCTCAGTGACTCGTCAAGAGTCGGACCGCGCCAGACAGGTCCTGCAGGAAGCGCGGGATGGGAAAGCGCTCGATTGGTTCGCGTCCGTGCTTGAGGACGATGCAAAAACGGGCCTTCGTCTCCTCGGCGGGCGTTTCATCGGTCCGATTCTCTTGGCGATGGCGGTGGAGCAGATCGATGACGGGGCGGTCTTGTCGCCTCGTTTCCAGTCAGCCGCCGATGCCTACGTACTGCGGTTTCTTCAGAGCCAAGCGGATCCGGTTCAAAAACGATTTCTGATGCGGACCTATGCGCCGCATTCCGATTCGGAAGCCATCCTCGCATTCGCAGAAAAGGAGCGCATGGTGGAAGCTTGGCTAAACGAAGTGGGAGGGAGGGAACGTCTTCTCGAATTCGATGGAATGGCGCGCTCCGAGAACTTCCTTTACCTGAGAAAGGAGGGCGAGCCGTTAGTACGCGTCTTTCGATTGGATGCCTTATTCGACAAGCTCGAATCGCAGCCCGACTTAAAGGAGCTTGGCGTTGGTGTGTCGTTGGCGGGGACGCCGCGGACTGCGGAAACCGAATCAAGAGTCCTTGCCGCTCCGCTGTCTTTCCTGGAATTGCGCCTGCGCGATGGCGTTTCGTTGGAGGAGCTCTCGAGCGATCGATTGATGCTCTATCTCTGGGTGGTGGTCATCGTGCTGGTCCTGTCGCTGGTTTCCGGAGGGACCATTGTGGTCATGTTGAAACGACAGGCCAGTGTGAATCAGCTCAAGGACGATCTGGTCGCCACGGTGACGCATGAGCTCAAGACTCCCGTTTCTTCGATCCGGCTTTTGATCGATACCTTGCTCGATGAAGATCGTATCGGAAAAGTGGATGCGAGAGAATACATTGAGCTGGTGTCGCGAGAAAACCAGCGCCTTGGCCGCCTGATAGACAATTTCCTGTCATTCTCCCGCATGGAGCGGTCGAAAGGAAATTTCGAGATCAGGCCGGTTTCTCCTGCGGAGACGGTACGAGTCGCGGTGGAGGCCTTTCGCGAACGATTCCAAGGGCAGGGCTTTGAACTGGCCTGCGAGGTGGATGAGGAAGTTCCTGAGATTGCGGCTGATCAAGACGCCTTGGTGACGGTGCTGGGGAACTTGATGGAAAACGCTTTCAAGTACGGCGGTCCCAACCCGAGGATCGAGCTGAGGCTTCGGAAGGGGCAGAAGGCCGCTTCGTTCGAGGTGCGCGACTTCGGCGTGGGAATTTCGAAACGGGATCAGAAATTGATTTTCAGAAAATTCTATCAAACCGCGAACTCCAGGGGTCGGCACTCGGGGAGCGTTGGACTTGGACTCAGCATTGTTCACTTTGTCGTATCCAAACACATGGGACACGTCGAAGTCGAAAGCGAACTCGGAAAAGGAAGCCTGTTTAGAGTGAGTATACCCTATGCCTAA
- the rsmG gene encoding 16S rRNA (guanine(527)-N(7))-methyltransferase RsmG: MTIDTSIISQHFPELSELQRERFQQFAEAIVEWNAKINVISRHDVENVAKRHILHSLAIAKTMRFEPDSTVIDVGTGGGFPGVPLAILFPEVRFLLVDSIGKKIKVVQDCLERLELENAVAAQCRVEEVDRQVDFIVARAVTQLPKFMGWIRKKVKRNGFNPLPNGVLYLKGGDLSEEFSGIPETPSVHPIRDYFDYEEFDQKYVIHVPVKR, translated from the coding sequence ATGACCATCGACACCTCCATCATCTCTCAGCACTTTCCCGAACTCAGCGAGCTGCAACGTGAGCGTTTCCAGCAGTTTGCCGAGGCCATCGTCGAGTGGAACGCCAAGATAAACGTCATCTCGCGCCACGACGTGGAAAACGTGGCCAAGCGCCACATCCTGCATTCCCTCGCCATCGCCAAGACCATGCGCTTCGAGCCGGACAGTACCGTTATCGACGTGGGCACCGGCGGCGGTTTTCCCGGCGTGCCATTGGCCATTCTTTTCCCCGAGGTTCGCTTCCTCCTTGTCGACTCCATCGGCAAGAAAATCAAGGTGGTGCAGGACTGCCTCGAGCGACTCGAACTCGAAAACGCCGTGGCTGCCCAGTGTCGCGTGGAAGAGGTCGATCGCCAGGTGGACTTCATCGTGGCCCGCGCCGTGACCCAGTTGCCGAAATTCATGGGATGGATTCGCAAAAAGGTGAAACGAAACGGCTTCAACCCACTCCCCAACGGCGTGCTGTACCTCAAAGGTGGCGACCTTTCGGAGGAATTTTCCGGCATCCCGGAAACGCCCAGCGTTCACCCCATTCGCGACTATTTCGACTACGAGGAGTTTGACCAGAAATACGTCATCCACGTCCCGGTCAAAAGATAG
- a CDS encoding DEAD/DEAH box helicase: MRLRIILPPNLETSAPRDAIPTKLEIELSPGKNSAPEKVGMDQLAALDEAGRVAAFSLLQWGGGKLGSFLQLDREQLAQLVTQLSGQSCFFWANKPKEPIDWIFSELVGVSEHLGQESSKGNEPISEEQEIEDLEEPSEPELPDLSGYEGTPLRVDGSTHYLAISLPSREHPCYDEIRELVQSYRFKLEPGNRKWWLRDRHQTLNFLGEHWDDLERRYGAEFSANFQQRAAGIPEAKIKTEVIEERNGYNVSVSISAGQASEREISQSLNTGKSYVETNGKVYLLRKDRLKNLQTAQKKLSLDFNAPLLHNGNYKIPYSRGAEVEECLSELNPNFKPPATWRARSEALKDLTRLPAPNLDSSLENTLRGYQKTGVAWLYHLFNHQLGGILADEMGLGKTLQALSFISSLKGGATSSKTRSATQPSLIVCPASLVENWRREAAKFVPHLTVFANHGTNRLQNASESLRYDLIITSYGTLIRDRKLFADISFRCVIGDEAQHIKNRRTLNAKAIATLQTEGRFLLTGTPIENSIQDLMSLLDFIMPGGWKPIPNGARGDERRWHERRILEQAAPYILRRTKQAVATELPEKIEQVLFVDMTPEQKSVYDNARRFAENEISQLEKSGASEGAIRMKTLTQLLRLRQTCCDPRLIDDSLRPEHSSKLNSFSELLEEAMDGEHRILVFSQFVSLLSILKEQLEEQSIPYCYIDGSTRNRMAEVDRFNDSSNIPIFLISLKAGGTGLNLTAADTVVHFDPWWNPAAEAQATDRAHRIGQTKVVTSYKLIVSDSVEEKVLLMQNQKRKLLEDIFEASEAANAKITMQDLKELI; encoded by the coding sequence ATGCGTCTTCGAATCATTCTCCCGCCTAACCTGGAAACAAGCGCCCCTCGGGACGCCATCCCCACTAAGCTCGAGATCGAACTCTCACCGGGCAAAAATTCGGCTCCCGAAAAAGTCGGCATGGACCAGCTCGCAGCTCTTGACGAAGCGGGCCGCGTGGCCGCGTTTTCTCTTCTGCAATGGGGAGGAGGAAAACTGGGCTCCTTCCTGCAGCTCGATCGCGAGCAGCTCGCGCAGCTCGTCACCCAGCTTAGCGGGCAGTCGTGCTTTTTCTGGGCCAACAAACCGAAGGAGCCGATCGATTGGATTTTCAGCGAACTCGTAGGCGTATCCGAACATTTAGGACAAGAGAGCTCCAAGGGAAACGAGCCCATCAGTGAGGAGCAGGAAATCGAGGACCTGGAGGAGCCTTCCGAGCCCGAATTGCCCGACCTGTCCGGCTATGAAGGCACGCCGCTACGAGTGGATGGCTCGACCCACTACCTCGCTATCTCTCTACCGTCTCGGGAGCATCCCTGCTACGACGAGATTCGCGAACTGGTGCAAAGCTATCGCTTCAAGCTCGAACCGGGAAACAGAAAATGGTGGCTGCGCGACCGGCACCAGACTTTGAATTTCCTGGGCGAGCATTGGGATGACCTAGAGCGTCGCTACGGGGCGGAGTTTTCAGCCAATTTCCAGCAGCGCGCCGCAGGGATTCCGGAAGCGAAAATCAAAACCGAAGTCATCGAAGAGAGAAACGGCTACAACGTCAGCGTATCCATCAGCGCCGGACAGGCTTCTGAGCGAGAAATCAGTCAAAGCCTGAACACCGGGAAAAGCTACGTCGAAACCAATGGCAAGGTCTACTTGCTGCGCAAGGATCGGCTCAAGAATCTGCAAACCGCGCAAAAGAAACTCTCCCTCGATTTCAACGCCCCACTTCTTCACAACGGAAACTACAAAATACCGTACTCTCGAGGCGCGGAAGTGGAGGAGTGCCTTTCCGAGCTCAATCCCAACTTCAAGCCTCCCGCCACCTGGCGAGCTCGTAGCGAGGCGCTCAAGGACTTAACGAGACTCCCTGCTCCGAACCTCGACAGCTCGCTCGAAAACACCTTGAGAGGCTACCAGAAAACAGGCGTCGCTTGGCTGTATCATCTTTTCAATCACCAGCTAGGAGGCATCCTCGCTGACGAAATGGGTCTGGGCAAGACCCTGCAAGCCCTCTCCTTCATCAGCTCGCTAAAAGGTGGCGCGACTTCTTCGAAGACACGCTCTGCGACGCAACCCTCGCTCATCGTCTGCCCGGCATCGCTGGTGGAAAACTGGCGCCGCGAAGCGGCCAAGTTCGTCCCGCATCTCACCGTTTTCGCCAATCACGGGACCAACCGCCTTCAAAACGCGAGCGAATCCCTTCGCTACGATCTGATCATCACCTCGTACGGCACCTTGATTCGCGATCGAAAGCTCTTCGCTGACATCTCGTTCCGATGCGTCATCGGGGATGAAGCCCAACACATAAAAAACCGCCGAACACTAAACGCTAAAGCCATCGCCACGCTGCAGACAGAGGGACGTTTCCTGCTCACGGGTACTCCTATTGAAAACAGTATCCAAGATCTCATGTCGCTGCTCGACTTCATCATGCCAGGTGGATGGAAGCCGATTCCCAATGGAGCTCGAGGGGATGAACGACGCTGGCACGAACGCCGCATTCTCGAGCAGGCAGCTCCCTACATTTTAAGAAGAACGAAACAAGCTGTGGCCACAGAGCTGCCGGAGAAGATCGAACAAGTGCTCTTCGTGGACATGACGCCGGAGCAAAAGAGCGTTTACGACAATGCTCGTCGCTTCGCGGAAAACGAAATCTCGCAACTCGAAAAGAGCGGAGCCAGCGAGGGAGCGATTCGCATGAAGACGCTCACCCAGCTGCTTCGTCTCCGCCAGACCTGCTGCGATCCTCGTTTGATCGACGACAGCCTCAGGCCAGAGCATTCCTCCAAGCTCAACTCTTTCAGCGAACTTTTGGAGGAAGCCATGGATGGCGAGCATCGCATCCTCGTTTTCTCCCAGTTCGTATCCTTGCTTTCGATACTGAAGGAACAACTGGAGGAACAGAGTATCCCCTACTGCTATATCGATGGCTCGACCCGAAACCGCATGGCGGAAGTCGATCGTTTCAACGATTCTTCGAACATTCCCATCTTCCTCATATCGCTCAAAGCGGGCGGCACCGGACTCAACCTCACCGCAGCCGATACCGTAGTGCACTTCGACCCTTGGTGGAATCCTGCTGCGGAAGCTCAAGCCACCGACCGAGCCCACCGTATCGGTCAGACCAAGGTCGTCACCAGCTACAAGCTCATCGTGAGCGATAGCGTGGAGGAAAAGGTGCTGCTCATGCAGAACCAGAAACGCAAGCTGCTGGAGGACATTTTCGAAGCCAGCGAAGCCGCAAACGCCAAGATCACCATGCAGGACCTGAAGGAGCTGATCTAG